One Aneurinibacillus migulanus genomic region harbors:
- a CDS encoding TIGR01777 family oxidoreductase codes for MKIAIAGGSGFIGTHLIKDWHKKKYDVLLISRSCSKVKEQFPFAGCVTWDEMKSNPQTLEGIDVLINLAGESINSGRWTAERKQRILLSRVETTQQIAEVIGKLKTKPHLVINGSAIGIYGQSDTVHFDEDSQAIADDFLAQVSRQWEAEADRIPSARLVKMRTGLALGVNGGAFPKMALPYRLFTGGKVGNGRQWHSWIHITDYVRLINFCIKNEAMEGPVNATAPNPVTNDEFGRVLARQLYRPHWLRVPKFAMVLALGEMAELLLEGQHVVPKRALDHGFEFHYPSIDRAVQDLISRM; via the coding sequence ATGAAAATTGCGATTGCCGGGGGAAGCGGATTTATCGGCACACATCTGATAAAAGACTGGCACAAGAAGAAATACGATGTTCTCCTTATCTCCCGCAGCTGTAGCAAAGTTAAAGAACAATTTCCGTTTGCAGGTTGTGTAACCTGGGATGAAATGAAGAGTAATCCGCAAACACTGGAAGGCATAGATGTACTCATTAATCTGGCGGGAGAGTCGATTAATAGTGGACGCTGGACTGCGGAACGGAAGCAGCGTATCCTGTTATCGAGGGTGGAGACGACACAGCAAATCGCTGAGGTCATCGGAAAGTTGAAAACAAAACCTCACCTCGTCATCAATGGCTCAGCCATCGGTATTTATGGTCAGTCGGATACAGTGCACTTTGACGAGGACAGCCAGGCGATAGCGGATGATTTTCTCGCTCAAGTGAGCCGACAGTGGGAAGCCGAGGCTGATCGAATTCCATCTGCACGGTTGGTCAAGATGCGTACAGGGCTTGCACTTGGGGTGAATGGCGGTGCTTTTCCCAAGATGGCACTTCCATACCGCCTATTTACCGGTGGTAAAGTGGGAAATGGACGGCAATGGCATTCATGGATTCACATTACTGACTATGTGCGTCTAATTAACTTCTGCATTAAAAACGAAGCGATGGAAGGCCCTGTCAACGCCACAGCTCCGAATCCTGTCACGAATGATGAATTCGGCCGTGTATTGGCGCGTCAGCTGTATCGACCCCACTGGTTGCGGGTTCCAAAGTTCGCAATGGTACTTGCACTGGGAGAGATGGCTGAATTGCTGCTCGAAGGTCAGCATGTAGTGCCAAAGCGAGCGCTTGACCACGGATTCGAGTTCCACTATCCTTCCATCGATCGTGCTGTTCAAGATCTTATAAGTAGAATGTAG
- a CDS encoding DinB family protein, which translates to MELLEQYLEGHRILQEAIQGLTAEQMKTVPADGGWSIHQIVIHVVDAETVYTGRIKQTLAEEMPPLLPYDQDKWAERLYYHEADVTLYLELFRLLRKTNAQLLGEATEEEWERKGRHAEAGELTVRQMLKALIGHVTAHVNRIQKIREELFMIKTSKA; encoded by the coding sequence ATGGAACTGTTGGAACAATATTTGGAAGGGCATCGGATTTTACAGGAGGCCATTCAAGGCCTTACTGCTGAGCAGATGAAAACCGTACCCGCCGATGGTGGATGGAGTATTCATCAAATCGTGATTCATGTTGTGGATGCTGAGACTGTGTATACAGGAAGAATAAAACAAACATTAGCCGAAGAAATGCCCCCGTTGCTGCCATATGATCAGGACAAATGGGCTGAGCGTCTGTATTATCATGAGGCAGACGTTACGCTCTACCTAGAGTTATTCAGGCTACTTCGTAAAACGAATGCACAGCTTCTCGGGGAGGCAACCGAAGAGGAATGGGAACGGAAAGGGCGCCATGCTGAAGCGGGGGAATTGACCGTGCGACAAATGCTTAAAGCGCTTATCGGACATGTGACTGCGCATGTGAATCGGATTCAAAAGATTCGGGAAGAGTTATTTATGATAAAAACTAGTAAGGCGTAA
- a CDS encoding MaoC family dehydratase N-terminal domain-containing protein, whose product MANPEDKKGYVFTAYSGKVEAGKIKELALAIGEDNPIYTDEAKAKEEGFDAIPILPTFMEAIDMWYGPTFEDLMEQLEIDMKKLLHGEQEYEYFAPIYAGDTIHAETKVTDVKAKRNGMAFYTLETVYRNQNDEKVMAARMMLVKTP is encoded by the coding sequence TTGGCAAATCCGGAAGATAAAAAAGGCTACGTGTTCACCGCTTACAGCGGCAAGGTAGAAGCCGGTAAAATAAAAGAACTTGCGCTGGCGATAGGCGAAGATAATCCGATTTACACCGATGAGGCAAAGGCAAAAGAGGAAGGTTTTGACGCGATTCCGATCCTGCCTACATTCATGGAAGCCATTGATATGTGGTACGGTCCAACCTTCGAAGATTTGATGGAACAGCTTGAAATCGACATGAAGAAATTGCTGCACGGAGAACAGGAATACGAATATTTCGCCCCTATCTATGCGGGTGATACGATTCATGCAGAAACGAAAGTAACAGATGTAAAAGCAAAGCGAAACGGTATGGCATTCTATACGTTAGAAACCGTCTACCGTAACCAAAATGATGAAAAGGTAATGGCCGCACGGATGATGCTGGTCAAAACGCCATAG
- a CDS encoding MaoC/PaaZ C-terminal domain-containing protein, with amino-acid sequence MEPYLLHNREAEVGTELPALEKPPVTRMQLIKFAGASGDFNPIHTIESVGQEAGLGGVIAHGMLIMGFVGQALTTWVPRASIKKFGVRFSSITRPGDAITVRGELVGKEETDEGVWVKIKVQAVDQKNEVKVKGTCEALLPRA; translated from the coding sequence ATGGAACCGTATTTGCTTCACAATAGAGAAGCCGAGGTAGGAACAGAGCTGCCAGCGCTGGAAAAACCGCCGGTTACCCGAATGCAATTAATTAAGTTCGCCGGGGCATCGGGCGATTTCAACCCAATACATACGATTGAGAGTGTAGGCCAAGAAGCGGGACTGGGCGGAGTTATCGCTCATGGCATGTTGATTATGGGTTTTGTCGGGCAAGCCCTAACTACGTGGGTACCCCGTGCATCCATTAAGAAATTCGGTGTACGTTTCTCTTCCATTACCCGTCCGGGCGATGCGATTACCGTCCGAGGGGAATTGGTTGGAAAAGAGGAAACCGATGAAGGTGTCTGGGTTAAAATCAAAGTACAGGCCGTAGATCAGAAAAACGAAGTTAAAGTCAAAGGCACGTGTGAAGCATTGCTTCCACGCGCATAA
- a CDS encoding S-layer homology domain-containing protein, with amino-acid sequence MKKKVSIIILLVFVCLAGEYIQPNVIRADASLPFNDIATSYARTQILDLYKRGLVYGEGNRTYGPRKPVTREAMATMLGRTLGLAPIRAAIPAFKDVAKTSWSYDFVQAGVTTGLVSGVSRDEFAPKRAITRQEAASLLYRALPKKRAVQGGTLPFWDADKIADWARPAVAELYARGLMIGSQGQFRPYDHLTREEMAVLLYNLLHQPDFLKNTAESGMLQMGWQYDVSTDEFATRAKKANGMNIVSPRWYFLTSSGNFTDATDHSLLTWAHKNGREVWPLVGNRFNRELTHQMLTDSAKRTALVRQLTEYTEKYQLDGLNIDFENIAPADRSYFTAFIAELSTTLHARNKKVSVDVPPDLKDDWSEPYDFALLARYADYVVLMAYNETWEGKGVAGPNASLPWIEAHVKRMLTLVPGERLLVALPFYTMRWQEANGKATPEEVTMPDSFKDVQTSGIRPIWDTRLGQYYVTYRKQGKVYKIWLEESRSLALKYRTVKELGAAGTAFWYVGAEADEVWAAIQNEQ; translated from the coding sequence ATGAAAAAGAAAGTTTCTATTATTATTCTACTGGTGTTCGTCTGTCTTGCGGGCGAATATATCCAGCCAAATGTAATTCGTGCGGATGCATCCCTTCCGTTCAACGATATTGCTACTAGCTACGCACGGACGCAAATCCTAGACTTGTATAAAAGAGGGCTCGTGTATGGGGAGGGGAACCGTACATACGGACCCCGTAAGCCTGTGACGCGTGAGGCGATGGCGACGATGCTAGGACGTACGCTCGGTTTAGCTCCAATACGCGCCGCTATCCCCGCATTCAAAGATGTAGCAAAGACTTCGTGGTCTTATGACTTTGTGCAGGCGGGCGTAACTACCGGGCTCGTCAGCGGGGTATCGCGGGACGAATTTGCGCCCAAGCGTGCCATAACCAGACAGGAAGCAGCTTCGTTATTGTACCGGGCTCTGCCGAAAAAAAGGGCAGTACAAGGGGGAACTCTTCCGTTCTGGGATGCAGATAAAATTGCTGACTGGGCACGCCCTGCAGTAGCTGAATTGTATGCACGCGGCCTAATGATCGGAAGTCAAGGACAATTTCGTCCGTATGATCACTTGACACGGGAAGAAATGGCCGTATTATTGTACAATCTGCTGCATCAGCCTGATTTTCTAAAGAATACAGCAGAGAGCGGTATGCTCCAGATGGGCTGGCAGTATGATGTGTCAACAGATGAGTTCGCGACTAGAGCGAAGAAAGCGAACGGCATGAACATCGTGTCGCCGCGCTGGTATTTCCTGACTTCATCTGGAAATTTTACGGATGCAACCGATCATTCACTACTAACGTGGGCACATAAAAATGGACGAGAAGTATGGCCGTTAGTCGGTAATCGGTTTAACCGGGAGCTTACCCACCAGATGCTCACCGATTCGGCAAAACGTACAGCACTTGTACGTCAGCTTACCGAATACACGGAAAAGTATCAGCTGGACGGTCTTAATATCGACTTTGAAAATATCGCTCCGGCAGATCGATCGTATTTTACCGCATTTATCGCGGAATTATCCACGACTCTCCATGCACGAAATAAAAAAGTCTCGGTTGACGTACCGCCGGACTTAAAGGATGATTGGAGCGAACCGTACGACTTCGCTTTGTTAGCCCGCTATGCCGACTATGTCGTATTGATGGCATATAACGAAACATGGGAAGGAAAAGGTGTGGCCGGGCCCAATGCTTCACTTCCTTGGATAGAGGCGCATGTGAAGCGCATGCTTACGCTAGTACCCGGGGAGCGTTTGCTTGTTGCTCTTCCGTTCTATACGATGCGCTGGCAGGAAGCGAACGGCAAAGCAACTCCGGAAGAAGTAACGATGCCAGATAGCTTTAAAGATGTTCAAACCTCGGGTATCAGACCGATCTGGGATACACGATTGGGACAATACTATGTCACATATCGTAAACAGGGAAAAGTATACAAAATATGGCTTGAGGAAAGCCGTTCCCTTGCTTTGAAGTATCGAACTGTAAAAGAACTCGGTGCAGCTGGAACGGCATTCTGGTATGTTGGCGCCGAAGCCGATGAGGTATGGGCTGCTATACAAAATGAACAATAA
- a CDS encoding S-layer homology domain-containing protein, translated as MREKKKNVRRYLATGVLSVSLLAGMFPLQENKAEAATVFSDTYKAPWAVPSIENLYKKGLLKGTAPKEFSPNKSVTRAEFAAVLERAVDRPTKVNKFPFTDVSKSKWYYSAIKGAYQMGIVKGVSATRFAPERPITREEAAGIIAHTFNYSHSGKALTYKDKGKISSWAVDGVKAVTEKKIFAGDAGYFHPQKALTRAEMAVVIQTVLYGSLPAAAPKPKVASRSSYRLDELFQRTVQPLLGVPYRWGGASPSGFDCSGFTQYVYKKFDVSLPRTASQQFEKGTKVSTSSMQPGDLVFFDTGGGSISHVGIYMGAGKMAHAASGQGSVKINSIDWYLNHYRVVGVKRYL; from the coding sequence ATGAGAGAGAAAAAGAAAAATGTAAGACGTTATTTAGCTACAGGTGTGCTTTCTGTATCTTTGCTTGCTGGTATGTTTCCCCTCCAGGAAAATAAAGCGGAAGCAGCTACAGTATTCTCGGATACATACAAGGCTCCTTGGGCGGTACCCAGCATCGAAAACTTATATAAAAAAGGGCTTCTCAAAGGAACTGCCCCAAAAGAGTTTTCGCCGAACAAATCGGTAACGCGCGCGGAATTCGCAGCCGTACTGGAACGGGCGGTTGACAGGCCGACCAAAGTGAACAAATTTCCGTTTACCGATGTGTCGAAGAGCAAGTGGTACTACAGTGCAATAAAGGGAGCGTATCAAATGGGAATTGTTAAAGGTGTGTCGGCCACCCGCTTTGCTCCAGAGCGCCCGATTACGCGGGAAGAAGCAGCAGGGATTATTGCCCATACGTTTAACTATTCTCATTCAGGCAAAGCGTTGACGTACAAGGATAAAGGAAAGATCAGCAGCTGGGCCGTGGACGGTGTAAAAGCCGTAACAGAGAAAAAAATATTCGCCGGTGATGCGGGGTATTTCCATCCGCAGAAAGCGCTGACACGCGCCGAAATGGCAGTCGTTATACAAACGGTGCTGTACGGTTCACTACCAGCAGCAGCCCCAAAACCAAAGGTGGCGTCTCGTTCCAGCTATCGTCTTGATGAGTTGTTCCAACGAACAGTACAGCCACTCCTAGGTGTTCCGTACCGTTGGGGCGGTGCGTCTCCATCCGGTTTTGATTGCAGCGGATTTACGCAATATGTATACAAAAAGTTCGACGTTAGCTTGCCACGTACAGCCAGTCAACAGTTTGAAAAGGGAACAAAAGTATCTACTTCATCCATGCAGCCAGGCGATTTGGTGTTCTTTGATACAGGCGGCGGATCAATTTCACATGTCGGCATTTATATGGGTGCAGGAAAAATGGCGCATGCGGCAAGCGGGCAAGGCTCAGTAAAAATCAATAGCATTGATTGGTATTTAAATCACTATCGTGTCGTTGGTGTAAAAAGATATTTATAA
- a CDS encoding serine hydrolase domain-containing protein, with product MKKKFFVLASFFLAFSFFPVSLLQHEQKSSIRLGETKAESFTPVTTGVKNENSLENKQLATDVDLYLQKQLALDKFHGTVLVAKGDTILLKKGYGYAYEKEKLPNEPSQKFAIASLTKAFTAMSILQLHERHALNINESIERFFPTYPFAKDVTIHDLLTHSSGLPMNRGTLAYEDLTLLYPPGTNQNYSNEGYILLGHIIEQASGMSYEDYLNTHIFAPLHMKDTGVNINQRKVLNRARGHKDIQGMWVALGMDYSTRFSSGSLYSTVEDLYKWDRALYTDKLVSEPLRQSMFTPQMKAYGYGWHLEEKDGRKLAEHNGYVLGFSAEIIRDMSSKSVIILLSNHGDAELKDIANTLLDIIQPVENSENKQKIEKKAVL from the coding sequence TTGAAAAAAAAGTTCTTTGTGCTAGCAAGCTTTTTTCTGGCGTTTTCGTTTTTTCCGGTGTCTCTGCTGCAGCATGAACAGAAAAGCAGCATCCGTCTTGGAGAAACAAAAGCGGAAAGTTTCACTCCGGTCACGACAGGAGTGAAAAATGAAAATAGCCTGGAAAATAAGCAGTTGGCCACCGATGTAGACCTCTATCTGCAAAAGCAACTGGCATTGGATAAGTTTCATGGAACTGTATTAGTTGCCAAAGGAGACACCATTCTTCTGAAGAAAGGTTATGGCTATGCGTATGAGAAGGAAAAATTACCGAATGAACCCAGTCAAAAGTTCGCGATAGCCTCATTGACTAAAGCATTTACAGCCATGTCAATTTTACAGTTACATGAACGACATGCATTAAATATTAACGAATCGATTGAGCGATTTTTTCCGACATATCCGTTTGCTAAGGACGTAACCATTCATGATTTATTGACACATTCTTCAGGTTTGCCTATGAACAGGGGAACTCTGGCGTATGAAGATTTGACACTTCTATATCCGCCGGGGACGAATCAGAACTATAGCAACGAAGGGTACATTCTTCTTGGTCACATTATTGAACAAGCATCTGGCATGTCTTATGAGGATTATTTGAACACCCATATTTTTGCTCCGCTTCATATGAAAGATACAGGAGTCAATATTAATCAGAGAAAAGTCCTCAACAGAGCAAGAGGGCATAAGGATATTCAGGGAATGTGGGTTGCATTGGGTATGGACTATTCTACACGCTTTTCTTCTGGAAGCCTGTATTCTACAGTAGAGGACCTTTACAAATGGGACCGTGCTTTATATACGGATAAGCTGGTTTCAGAACCGTTGCGTCAGAGCATGTTTACGCCGCAGATGAAAGCATACGGCTACGGCTGGCATCTAGAAGAAAAAGATGGCAGAAAGCTTGCGGAACATAACGGATATGTGCTTGGATTTTCTGCCGAGATTATACGCGATATGTCATCAAAAAGCGTAATTATCCTTTTGAGCAATCATGGTGATGCAGAGTTAAAGGACATAGCAAATACGTTGCTGGACATCATCCAACCGGTCGAAAACAGTGAAAACAAACAAAAGATAGAGAAAAAAGCGGTATTATAA
- a CDS encoding M24 family metallopeptidase translates to MKRALEERHSSLRHAQRKAEALFRAVEEKGILRSGITEKQINREVYELAFQMFGIRKYWHKRIVRAGRNTLHPYRENPPDLVVSEEDIIFLDFGPIFEDWEADFGRTYVLGDDPNKIKLRNDIMQAWEDGKAFFQSRPNITGSELFEFMCNLAKEYGWEYGGPHAGHLIGEFPHEQVQGEEVENYIHPENKVPMREPDKNGQPRDWILEVHFIDRELEIGGFCEQLLTVE, encoded by the coding sequence TTGAAGCGAGCCTTAGAGGAAAGACACTCGTCTCTGCGACATGCCCAGAGAAAGGCAGAGGCATTATTCAGAGCAGTCGAAGAGAAGGGTATACTACGTAGTGGCATAACTGAAAAACAGATCAATCGAGAGGTTTATGAATTAGCTTTCCAAATGTTTGGGATTAGGAAGTACTGGCATAAACGGATTGTACGAGCTGGAAGAAACACTCTACATCCTTACAGAGAAAATCCGCCGGATTTAGTCGTTTCTGAGGAAGATATTATCTTTCTTGATTTCGGCCCTATCTTTGAAGACTGGGAGGCTGATTTTGGTCGGACATATGTTCTTGGAGACGATCCAAATAAGATAAAGTTACGAAATGATATTATGCAGGCTTGGGAAGATGGTAAAGCCTTCTTTCAGTCCAGGCCAAACATTACAGGTAGTGAACTTTTCGAATTTATGTGTAATCTTGCAAAGGAGTATGGATGGGAATATGGAGGCCCACACGCTGGTCACCTTATCGGCGAATTTCCGCATGAGCAAGTTCAGGGAGAGGAAGTTGAGAATTATATTCATCCTGAGAATAAAGTTCCGATGAGAGAGCCTGATAAGAATGGTCAGCCACGTGATTGGATTTTGGAGGTACATTTTATCGATCGTGAGCTTGAAATCGGAGGATTCTGTGAGCAGTTATTGACGGTGGAATAG
- a CDS encoding CoA transferase subunit A, whose amino-acid sequence MSQITEEKKDAYLYGWADPDAIRAYRRRYKSAEKKEKLVTLKQAIEQGVKPGDYIVFGGMGSVRTPMAAVYEIIRQGIGNLTVGAKGSQHDWNLLTAAGLISRAEVAYGFGDEIRGLSRPARTAVENGRLSVISETTNAAFQWRFTAAMKGLSFYPTRTAIGTDTLHYSGSKQIQDPFTGKPIELIPACYPDVVILHVQRADKYGNCQIDGNMTEDFELAHAAKRVIITTEKIIPEEEINRRPDATKIPYFVVDAVVEVPYGSHPNQVPYLYSFDEQHWQEWLDASLTDEGVEEYLNQYIFGTEDHYEYLEKIGGLRILRQLEHIENGIENYPKVAKRR is encoded by the coding sequence ATGAGTCAGATTACAGAAGAGAAAAAGGACGCGTATTTGTATGGTTGGGCTGATCCCGACGCAATTCGTGCCTATCGGAGACGGTACAAATCAGCAGAAAAAAAAGAGAAACTGGTAACGTTGAAGCAAGCCATTGAGCAAGGAGTGAAGCCAGGAGACTATATTGTATTCGGCGGAATGGGATCGGTACGTACCCCTATGGCGGCTGTATATGAAATAATCCGGCAGGGAATCGGAAATTTGACGGTAGGAGCGAAAGGTTCGCAGCATGACTGGAATCTGCTTACAGCAGCCGGCCTTATCAGCCGAGCAGAAGTCGCATACGGATTCGGCGATGAAATTCGAGGACTTTCCCGCCCGGCACGCACAGCCGTCGAAAACGGAAGGCTATCCGTAATCTCCGAGACGACCAATGCGGCTTTTCAATGGCGTTTTACTGCTGCCATGAAAGGACTATCCTTTTATCCGACCCGGACCGCTATCGGAACCGATACGCTGCACTACAGCGGTTCAAAGCAAATCCAAGATCCCTTTACTGGCAAACCAATCGAATTGATTCCCGCGTGCTATCCGGATGTTGTTATTCTTCATGTACAGCGGGCAGATAAATATGGAAATTGCCAGATTGATGGCAATATGACAGAGGACTTTGAGCTAGCACATGCTGCCAAGCGAGTTATTATTACGACTGAAAAAATCATCCCGGAAGAAGAAATCAACCGTCGCCCGGATGCGACGAAAATTCCTTACTTTGTAGTCGATGCAGTAGTGGAAGTTCCTTATGGTTCACATCCAAATCAAGTACCGTACCTGTATTCTTTCGATGAACAGCACTGGCAGGAGTGGCTTGATGCATCTCTTACGGACGAAGGTGTAGAGGAATATCTAAACCAGTATATTTTCGGCACGGAAGACCACTACGAATACCTAGAGAAAATCGGAGGGCTCCGAATTCTTCGTCAACTGGAACATATCGAGAACGGTATCGAAAACTATCCGAAAGTTGCAAAAAGGAGGTAA
- a CDS encoding CoA-transferase subunit beta, which yields MATDTERMIVASSRLLENNKSVFVGTGMPMLAASLAQRLHAPGLLTVYEGGGVGGQPEGRLPIQVSESLTFKNGIIVGSMDYVMSLAQAGYIEYGFLGGAEIDPYGNLNTTVIGSWEKPKVRLPGSGGGADIASLCWRTIILMRQDKRKFTPKLNFLTSPGYLNGPGARERSGLPSDTGPYRVVTQLGIYGFPEETRRLTLLQLYEGITVEDVQANSGFEIEVHPDAYTIPDPTEEELCKIHSLDPDGIVLV from the coding sequence ATGGCTACCGATACAGAACGTATGATAGTAGCTTCGTCAAGGCTTCTGGAGAATAACAAAAGTGTGTTTGTCGGCACAGGAATGCCGATGCTGGCGGCCTCGCTCGCACAGCGCCTGCATGCGCCGGGTCTGCTTACCGTTTATGAAGGTGGCGGCGTTGGCGGACAACCGGAAGGAAGGTTGCCTATCCAGGTCAGTGAATCCTTGACCTTTAAGAATGGGATTATCGTAGGTTCTATGGATTACGTCATGAGCCTTGCACAGGCAGGCTACATCGAATACGGATTTCTCGGAGGCGCTGAAATCGATCCGTATGGCAATCTTAATACAACCGTCATCGGGTCCTGGGAAAAACCAAAAGTGCGTTTACCCGGTTCGGGTGGAGGTGCGGATATTGCATCTCTTTGCTGGCGTACGATTATTCTCATGCGTCAGGATAAACGGAAGTTCACACCTAAGCTGAACTTCTTGACGAGTCCGGGATACTTGAATGGACCAGGTGCCCGAGAACGTAGTGGGCTTCCTTCTGATACCGGTCCTTATCGTGTAGTGACCCAGCTTGGTATATACGGTTTCCCTGAAGAAACACGCCGCTTGACACTTTTGCAGCTATATGAAGGAATTACGGTAGAAGATGTGCAGGCCAATAGCGGCTTTGAGATTGAAGTTCATCCGGATGCGTATACGATTCCGGATCCTACCGAAGAGGAGCTATGCAAGATACATAGTCTGGACCCGGATGGTATCGTTCTTGTATGA
- a CDS encoding YezD family protein translates to MNNPKELQPHWSDIIAEALKGLDYGSLNITVHEGQIVQIDRTEKQRFPLQKKTGAKHHSNVSSWK, encoded by the coding sequence ATGAATAATCCTAAAGAATTGCAGCCTCATTGGAGCGATATTATCGCTGAAGCTCTAAAAGGGCTGGACTATGGTTCACTGAATATCACCGTACACGAAGGGCAAATTGTACAAATCGATCGGACAGAAAAGCAACGGTTTCCATTACAAAAGAAAACAGGTGCCAAGCATCATAGTAATGTAAGCAGTTGGAAATAA
- a CDS encoding acyl-CoA dehydrogenase family protein produces the protein MSISFAKTERQQRLLERVSEKAQRFTASDALYRDGAPFPFDNIQALKDVGYTASVLPEELGGESLALYDFLLLQERIAEADGSTALSIGWHIGIMMELVERRNWKHEMFTWFAREVSNGALVNRAASEAQTGSPTRGGKPQTSAYKSGAEWIVTGRKIFTTMAPALDYFLVTASIEDTDEVGEFLVPRSHGSIEIEETWDSIAMQGTASHDLILHDVRLPEEYLVERIQPQTKKKSNGWLLHIPACYLGIARAARTHALEFASSYIPNSINEPIIGLPNVQTLLGQIELELTQARYFMYGVAEKWDTARERDNIGPELAAVKHAATNAAISVVDKSMRIVGARSLSEKNPLQRYYRDVRAGLHNPPMDDATLSLLAKRAQEVWKKQEETRETEAVIKTY, from the coding sequence ATGAGCATTTCATTCGCAAAAACAGAACGTCAGCAAAGACTATTGGAACGAGTATCAGAAAAAGCGCAGCGATTTACTGCATCCGACGCGCTTTACCGAGATGGCGCCCCGTTTCCTTTCGATAATATTCAGGCGTTGAAAGACGTAGGTTATACAGCTTCCGTGCTTCCAGAAGAACTAGGGGGAGAGTCTCTTGCACTCTATGATTTTCTTCTGCTTCAGGAACGAATCGCGGAAGCGGATGGTTCCACGGCGCTATCTATTGGCTGGCATATCGGTATCATGATGGAACTGGTAGAAAGGAGGAACTGGAAGCATGAGATGTTTACCTGGTTTGCCAGGGAAGTAAGCAACGGTGCCCTTGTCAATCGCGCTGCATCTGAGGCGCAAACCGGAAGCCCGACTCGGGGAGGCAAACCGCAAACGAGTGCCTATAAAAGTGGAGCAGAATGGATTGTTACAGGGCGCAAGATATTTACGACGATGGCTCCGGCCCTTGATTACTTCCTGGTAACGGCAAGCATTGAGGATACAGACGAGGTGGGTGAATTCCTTGTTCCACGTAGTCACGGCTCCATAGAAATCGAAGAAACGTGGGACAGTATCGCCATGCAAGGAACGGCGAGTCATGATTTGATTCTGCATGACGTTCGTCTTCCGGAAGAATATTTAGTAGAGAGGATACAACCGCAAACGAAGAAGAAAAGCAACGGCTGGCTACTGCACATCCCGGCCTGCTATCTTGGAATCGCGCGTGCTGCACGTACACATGCGCTGGAGTTTGCCTCATCCTATATACCAAATAGCATAAATGAACCGATTATTGGTTTGCCTAACGTACAAACGTTGCTTGGTCAAATCGAGCTTGAACTAACACAGGCCCGCTATTTTATGTATGGTGTAGCGGAGAAGTGGGATACGGCACGGGAGAGAGACAATATAGGACCTGAACTTGCCGCAGTTAAACATGCGGCTACGAATGCTGCCATTTCGGTGGTCGATAAGTCCATGCGTATCGTCGGTGCCAGGAGTCTGTCCGAGAAAAATCCGCTCCAGCGGTACTACCGTGATGTGCGTGCGGGATTGCATAATCCACCGATGGATGATGCGACGCTCTCCCTTTTAGCAAAAAGGGCGCAAGAGGTGTGGAAAAAACAAGAGGAGACAAGAGAAACCGAAGCGGTTATCAAAACGTATTAA